In Chelmon rostratus isolate fCheRos1 chromosome 21, fCheRos1.pri, whole genome shotgun sequence, the genomic window CAGGGAATACTTACAGGAAGGAATATTTTAACACATAAAATCgataaaaaaatgtatgtgaatATGATGAGCAAACAGGTCGAGGCATTATTATTCCTTTCAGTCAGAATGGCTCAGGATATTACAGCTAACGGCAGCAAagcctttaaaaaacaaaaacaaatcaaagctaAATCATCTTACAATGGTCAAATACGTCTCCTTTAATTTCACGACGTGGACATTAAAGTGACAACAATGtcaaccagctgcagctgaagacagcaggatcttcatttcatttctgagtTTCTCAGTTTCCGAGCACGAATAACAGCTGGCTATCAGTTGTCTGAATCTGTCTTCACTCAGCCATTTTCTCGGATGTTTCCTGTCATTTTGATTTCTGTCACTTCTAATGACATGCAGCACCATTGTTGTGGAGGGGGACTGAGACACATTCCAGCCAAGATACTGAATTTTGCTTATTAATACATAGCCACGGCCCTcccatgtactgtatgcatgccATATACTGAACTTTTATCTTTAACCCAAGTCTAAACCCCAGTTATACAGCACATGATCGGAGAAATGTCACTCATAATTTCATTGTGTCTGACATTAATATAGAAACCCACCTTTGTTAACCTCTGGATGTTCTTCTTGtagagggaggagaggcacTGTTTGACCAGGCCTGTGTTGTTGTCTCGTGTGAaggtttcactgtgtttgttgaCCAGGCTGCGCAGCTCGGCCGGGTTGTTGGTGGTGTAAACCTGAGCCAACTCGTGGTATGCGTTGCTCAGGGGCTGTGGGCCgcagcaagagagaaaaagagcagaaacgACAGAGAACGAAATCAACTGGATGactggatcttttttttttttttttttacaatgccTTCACACTGCAAGCAATGTGATTGCTAAGCCCCTGAGGTTTCTGTGGTAGCTTACAGTAAAAAAGTGTGAGCTTCTCATGGTCAATGGCACGTTTCTGCAGTCATTCATTTCTCTTGAACAACAGTTCTGCTTACAAGTGCAAAGTGGAGAAGCTAGGAGCTGCCATACTAGGTTGTTTACAGCTAGTTAACTAAGTACTTTGGACTCTGCAACAACAATGACTGAATAACTACAACAGATTTGGCAGGTTCATTGATTATGAAACAAACAGCTCCTGTCTTGTTTGATTACATGATAGATAAACAGCAATTAGCTATTCGTGATGGCAGAACCTTGTGGGCGACTGGGGTCTAGATTTTCAAGTCAACATTATTGTTAAAAAGTTACACCATCTGGCATGACACTAATCTTTGTGGACATCCTCATAGATGGAgttatgtatatttatatattaactAGGGTTGTCAATTAGGGTTGCCTAATTAACAACATAGGTACTACTTTACTGCTATATACTGTTGCTATCCTGTTACAGTTCGTCCTGCCTGTAAACAAGGTACTCATCAAAACtttttttgaatttttcttGTATAAAGATTTCAGTATTAAAAATCCCACAGCCAGATGCAAAAGAGCAGTAACAAACTTCTAATATATGGCCTTGGAAGTGGACCTATTATTTAGTGCTGATGGTCTACCAATTATTATATTCTAGTTATAATGAGCTTACTTGCATCAGCTGAGAATCAGGTTACTTAAATGTCTGTACATGTAAATGAAATAGCTGTACCCAAAGAGTAATGCTATTTGTCCTTACCTTGATGAACCTCCCTACTATTTGTGAGGTGTATTTGGGCAGCGGCTGCACCTTGCCATGGAGAATGAGTGACACCAGGATGTATTTCTTATAGGCTTCCAACATGATGTGGCTCACCGCCATGGCTGGAGTGGTTATTGCCTgcaagagaaaatgagaaatacaTGGTCATCTGCATATAAACCAGAGATGAAGTGACAGATTATTGTACATTTCAATTCTGAAGAATTCATTGTTACATGAGAGACAAATTTTCAAAGAAAGTATGCTGCGCCATTACATGCATACATGTCAGTACATTTATGTGAGTGCCCATAAAGCACAGGAGAGTACCTGTTCATAAAAATACAGTGCTCTTTCGAAGTTTTTGAGGCCCGTGTAGATCATGCCACCATAGTAGTAGTAACATAAAAAGTGCTTTGCGTCGTAAGCTCCGTTCTCCTTACAGATGTCCATCATGTCCAACTCCAAGAAGGGCAGGGCAGGCTTGAAGCACTTTGCTAACAAGCACAGCTGCAAGAAGACAGGTACACTTTGTAGTGAGTATGACTAACAGGGTTTCACTGGACAGTCACACTGGAAAGGAGCTGTGCTGGGACTAAGCCTGCGTTTGAATTATTTAACACAATCCCTTAAAAGACATATTCAACAAGTATGCATTCAGGTGAAAGACGACGAGGCAACTAATATACTGGGATAACTTTGATGGTGATTACAAATAATACGATTAAATAGATCACACTTAGTCTCAAAATTCAGGTTTACAGCTGTGGTGATGATGTACCAGGGCAAGTGACTCACCTGACACAGGTCTGCATGAACTGAGGTAAGTTGGTTTGTGTTCATCTGCATTTTGTCTATTGCCTGTTTTAGGACGACAACACCCCTCAATGGCTGTCGGAGAAGGAAAAAATGTTCTGTTATACAGTTGCTTTCTTGAGACATCCAAACACAGGGAAAATGGCCCAGGCCCTTAGAGCActtgaaaatgctttaaaatatttagatcaagaaggaaaaaggaaaacatgctACTCTTCAATGCTGAAACTCCTGAAGTGAAGTAAAAGCAATAGGATGACTCATTCTTGTCGgacagtgatgaaaaatgagaTTAAAATGAACTAATTTCACTATCACCAAGGGTGCATACAACATTATGACAGCTTGGCCCACTCACAAGCTACACTGTCAAGACACTGCACAGTGCCACACACAAGTTGACAAGGACTCTtgacatcacaaaacacacagaaaaccaaCACTAACACTCTTTAAAAGGAGGCAAGAATTTTTTCCCTGTTATCTCTATTAGACAACATAGACAAGAGTCATATGATCCTACTGCTAAAGTTTGGAGGAGCTGATGTAGCATGGTGGGCTGCACTTTGTCAAGTGCTGTTCAgaatttgaatgtgtgtgtgtgtgtgaatatatttgTGTATATCAACATGagcacaggtcaacacacagatacagtaaatgAAAACCGGCTTATGAGTTAACATTATAAAGACTACGGCCTTATTGCTTTTGGAGCTGGTATTCTACATCAGTTAAACAGCTCTCTGTCAATGATTGCACAATATTCACACGATGATCAGTTGTACAGGTAATCTTTGATGGAAGCTGGAGGTGTATGTCTCGCAAAGCAAAGGCTGAATAAAGGGTAAAGAGCTAAACAACCTAAGAAGCAATAAACCTCATTTGCATTGTGTATTCTCATCTGATATTTAAAACTATTCAGTCTTAATTAGCAACCACAGCACTGCAGACTACTGCAGCTGTGCGTcgtgaatgaaaacaaacaagcataaaCAGCACTGTAACTTGTACAATCTATGAAGGGATAGCCAcaaaaaatgcagcatttctccTCTTGGATTTTTAtctagcattttttttttacactttataCACTATacctgtgtttttaaaaatacctCCAGTTGAACATCAAACATCTACGGCCACTGATTCatgaagagtttaaaaaaaagattaaattaaagCTCTGTGGTGATGTGTAGTGTGGCATTTCCCTCCCACCTAAGTCAGAATCAACAGATTTACCTGTTTCCGCTCTACAAGGGCGTTTGTCAACTGGTGGCAGAGACCAGCAactgtgagaggaaacagaacgGAAGGAATGTGTTTGAAATTGATGATTGACTCTTTTCGTGGTAAAGCACTGCTTTATGCTTTGCATAAACTGCCATcatgtacaaaacacacaaagttgtcattttttcattttttttcttcagttttcaaAACTGAGTAAGAAAGACTGGGTATAAGTTAGATAACATGTGGCATAGTTTAACTGGCAACAGTGCATATTTTAGCAGAGTACAAGCTCTCAACACAATGAGTAACAGAACACTAATCAGTGAACAAATCTGCTCTTATTTAACTGGAAACCtatgaacaaacagcaggataTAAATATGCTTCAAAAACATCTAGGGGTGAGAGGTTTGGTTAGTGTGGACTTACAAGTGTCTGTTGCATATCTAATGTGCTCCCCATTGCAGGTACTGATGAAGAGCTGTACTTGGGAGAAGAGCGTCTCAAAGTCAGGGATGTTTGGCATGGAGAACTTCACAAATCTGGAACAAAAGAGAAGGAGGTTAGCAAAAACCTTTCAGTGAAGCGCTGAGACCTTATACGGCCCTCATGCTTAACTGGACATGACAACACTTTATCATGTGGgacaaagtgaaaaaagtgaaagtgaaaaatgcaaaattaattagtttagtttttagGTGATGCCCATATGCAGAGGAATATCTAGTTTTTccatatgaaaaaaacatgtcaaatgacATCCAAGGAACATTTTTTGACTTACACCTTCGAGGTTTGTAATGCAGACATGAATTCATaccattttatgttttcttaaagGACAAAAACTacttaattttgcatttttcccaCTTATGGGTTTTGTAATAAAGTGCAATCAAGCTCAACTGCATTTTTATCTCTTTAATATTCAGTGCAGTATGAGCATTTCTTGATTCACTAAattacaagaataaaaaaacactttctttgCTACAAACCCAACCCCTTGGGGTGCTGTTGACACTGCACAGTGCCACACACAAGTTGACAAGGACTCTtgacatcacaaaaaaacaggatgttatctattacaaacaaactgtgcttACTGAAAAAAGTTCAACAAAGTCTTCCCGGGACCATGTTGTAATATCTTtgatacaatcatgtgttcccAAAGTGGTGTACattgctccatcctcgcttgtgaacgactgaacctttccaggatgctcctttcatacccaatcatgatactatcacctgttaccaatcaacctgtttacttgtggaacgttccaaacaggtgtttttggagcgttccacaacatttccagtcttttgttgctcctgtcccaacttgtttcaaacatgttgccGGCATCAAATCAATCAGTAAATTTTGACAAAAATCAAataagttgatgaggtaaaacattaaacatattgtctttgtactgttttcaatcgAGTATATATatcaaatgttttacacagcttcccaactttttgggaatcggggttgtacaaTGTTAGTTCATGTCTACATTATCAGCTGTACACAAAATACTGTAGGTAACCTTCAGCTGTTTTGTGACTACATCCCATTTGCTATGCTCCAGATAAGCAACATAAGGCTCCCTTTACATGACATGCAAATGCTGGatcatttatgtgttttgttattACCAACTTGGCAACTCACATTTTTCACCTAAATCTGAGCTAGCACCAAAGCTGTGTGCAGTGCACCATTCCCTCCTTGTTAACTATCTATCTCAAAGGCACCACCACCTCTATCCTATTCATCACAAAAAGTACAACGTGacattcagcagacacaacaATAACAGAATCTCTTGGCCTAGTTCGGAAAAAATGGAGAGGGAGGTGGTGGCAtaatgaaagagggagagtaGAGGAACACAAGACTGTACAGAactaaacacaaaagcaaagtcagaaaaacagcagcagacgtCACTATGACTGAGGTGCTCTTGGCTGGTGCTAACAACACTGAAGGTGGCAAACCTGGAAAGAATTAGGATGCAGGCTACTTACAGCACAGCCAGCACGCCCAGGGAGTGCTCCTGGATGTCCAAGGCCCCCAGCACCGTGTCCAGGTGGGACAGATTTTTGGCCAGCAGCTCCCCACTCTTGTTGATCAACTCACACAGCTGAGTCATCTGGCCTGGGGGGTTGGAGggcaagagaagagagaaaaggtaaACCACTTTGGACCTTCTTGCATTCCCTTCAAATCTTCGGAACTCACTGCTTTCAGGGTTCATTGTTTTATAATTAAATCAGGTTTTTACACTAGGATTTAATGTCAAATTTCGACTTTCAAATTTCTTATTAGAAGCTGTGCACACAAGAgggacacatgcacaaagatgTTAACTGCACTGGTTACAAAACTGTTAAATGTAACTAAAATGTTATGATAACATTGGCCCCTGTCACAATCATTGTTAATGGTGAGATTAAATTAGTCAAATCTACAAAGGAGAAGGGGGCAGTACTTTTTCCAAGTATGTTGAGgcattttcttcattgtttAAGTAGTCAAATTAATAATACAATTTCATTTAGTTGTCTATGACTGCCAAGAGGCTATTCTTTACAAAAGGAGAAAACGAAATGACTTACAAAACTGTTTATAATCATCGTGCAGTGGCTGAGTATTTCAATATAAATCGGCCGGTCAAGTGTCCTGTCAAGGCCTTGCAACAGAGGTAATGCACGGGGGATTGACAGCCGACTTTGAACCAATGATATTCGTTAATTCAGATCGCCAGCCAATCATGTGGGGCTAGGGCGGGACTACCGGGAGGCAATCCCCTGAAATAATTTTCTagatcaaaaacaaaaagtatgaTTTAGACAATTTCTTTGGTAAGCCAACTTGTTCACGGTTATCCTTGGCGTCCCTGTGTACTAATGCATCTCGTGGTGATACTTTACAGGACTCTCGCAGCCAGAGAAAGTCATTTTTGCGGTGTGTTTACATGATAAAGCAAAAAGAGGGCTCTGACCAGTTTGGCTGCTTAGCTATCGGCAAGGCACTGGATAGCATatgctagctaactagctaataCTTCCCACTCGAATGAGTTTAGCAACCCTACCTTGAGCGGAGAGCTGCCGCACATTGTTCACAAACTGCTCCAAGGCTGAAGCCATTATTTCCTGGGTCCAGAGTGGAGGTAATTTGcactgtttttcattcaaacGTCAGAAACAACTCCGTCCGGACTGAGACAGGGGGCCACACAGCCGCCACTGAGGTGAAGGTATCGCGAGATCATAAGAACAGAGCAGACTGCAACGAGTTTACGATTTGACCATTGGATTCTTAAAGGGCCAGACAACCAATTTGTGGAAAGTGTTAGTAATATAATTGTCATAATTTCTACAAttgtatttttatcaaaaaTTGTAAGTTGTTGTGCTTGTCTTATCACTAAAGGGACTACAGCTGTTTATTTCATACTGCAGTGCCAGTACTCCCTTTAAGAGAACAGAAATACAGGAACTGACGTACAATTTACCGGTTCTCAACAAAGATGTTATAAGATGTAAGAGCTCCTGTCTAACTGAGTTTTAAGCAGCCAATGTGAGCTGAACTGAGGAACTGTGTAAATTTCAGTTTTGgcatcaatccatccatctattctCCAAACCTCTTGTCATGTCATCAGGACCTTGCTCTTTGGAGGAGTACACACCTTAGGCAACAATGCCAATTTCCAAGCCACTGTGCTGCCCTTATAGTTTTGGAATTACTTCAGTTTATATGAAACTGTTGAGAAAATCGAATATATTAATAAAGAGATGTCCTGATAGCTAGATTGAATTAAGTAGAAAGGGAACATTAACAGCACAATTATTCATTGGTGGCTTAAGACTGAtaagactgtgtgtttttggtccACTGTTAACAAAATGATACCGTTAAACACTTAATGTCTTTTCCTTCAATAGAGACGCCTGTTTTGCGCTGGTTCATCACCTTCACCATACACTTGATTTAAATTCCATTATCTTTGATAATACTTACTCTGATATATTTTAGTTTCATTACTGTACCACTACGCCTTGCTCCCAACAGTGTGATTTGTGGCAAAAATAATTTGCAATCACTGAGGATGACAACAATCATCACAAAAATCACAACTCAAatagagaaaatgaaacatttattttggaacatttttaaatgacataCATTTTGTGTACAGCTGATTCAGTGTTGTATGCAGAAAGTTACATTGACTGACAAAATACagacattatatatatatatatatatatatcaattcAGAATTATTTAAGTATTATTCCTTAAATGCATAATATAAatgctactactactaataataatagtgcATTTGTTATATTGTAAATAGTAATGGTGCTtaaatgtttttacaaatgTGCAATATTGTAAAACTGCTAATTATGACATGATTATTATGTGCATGGCTCTCATACGTTGACAACACCGGTGGAGTGGGCCATCTCGTTCACCTACAACATCTCTGCCGCGAGCAGGCTGGTGGTACAGTTTGTTCTCGCTATTGAGCTTTCTCCCCTTGCTGCTGCGGTGTCACATATGTACCACTTGTAGTTCAGGTTGCCCCAGCAGCCGCCGTTACAGATGCTGAGGGTTTGAGAAAAGCTGTGGGTAATGCACAAGGACAAACGATGCAAACAGATGCCAGTACACTGTGGTCAAAGGCATGTCACATTTGACCTGCCCGCAGCTGTGCCTAGCTAGCCTGTCAGCTAAAGTTGGCTACCGACCGTTAGCTCAACTGCAGCTGACAAGCGGAGGGGCGCCCAGAATGATAAAGTTAAGCtaacagtgaaacaaaaccTCACAAAAATACACGTTACAACACATCCACTGCTAAGTGCTGCAACGAGGCGGGTTAAGGGCCGCAGTATTTTTGAAACTTTTCGACTCCCATGTGGACTTTATCCAGAGTTTCCAGCCGTCGTTTGAAGAGGGTTAGCGACAGTGACAGCCCCTGCAGCAGCCACCCAGCCAGGAACCAACAATGTTGCTGCTGTCCGGTTCCACACGCATACTCGGAAGAGGAACAACTTCGCTCCGTGATCCGTTTAAGAGGATTTGCGCAAACATGTCGTCCTCCTCTACCTCGGGTAAGAGACTGCGGGTTCTGGTTGACATGGACGGGGTCCTGGCGGACTTCGAGGGCGGGTTCTTGAAGAAGTACCGCACCAGGTACCCGGACGAGCCCTACATCAGCCTGGATGACAGGAGGGGGTTTTGGGTGTCGACGCAGTATGGGCGGCTGAGGAGTGACCTGTGTGTAAGTGACCTGattgtgcagaaaaatgttcaGTAAAATAGTTATTTTAGCAGAATGTCATTCACAAGAATATAACTATATCCTGTCAGAATGATAACAAGTAGGAGTTTTGCAGTTGAAGTTGAAGTCCTGATATTAACAGGAAGTACTGCTGCTCCCTCAGAAACACTATTAAATAGGCTGTATATTAATCAGCAGTCGACAACCTTGTTTTGCCTGTGGTCCACTGAAATAAAGCAATGCACccctcaaaatgtcaaatttgaaGAGTGCTGTCTAGTTCAAACACAATCTCATCCAATATCTTAAACGATCAAACTGCAGAGGAAAGTATGGAGGTCCCAATGACCACATTCTCTGATCAGATACAGTAAATAAACTACAGCCACACTAAACcagtaaacatgtttatttttagttgGCTAATAGAGATCTATTGCCACCcccccttcccttttttttttttttttttttagcccccGGCCTCATCTACAGTATCTTGCCTGTTCTGCCCTGGACTGACAGGGTTTTGCAGGTTGATCCTGATGCTGGTTCGTCATCATGTGTTCCTCAGTTAGTCACAGGCTTGTACTTAAAGATAGCCCAACAGAGGCTCTTTTATTTCCAGCACTTTAAGACCCACAAGGGTTGTTTTCACAGCcaagtgtgtcagtgtcacaatAATATTTCTAGTTTTTCTCTGGAAGAACTTATTTTCTCAAAGTCTTTGGAGTAGCGATAAGGCAGAATACTGCATTAAAAGAGACTATTTAAGGGCTTTTATTAGTACTGGAACGTTACTGGTGTATGCATGTCTACTTATACTACACAAGCAAGTGTAGCAAGATTGAGCCTATAACATAATCCCTCACACTACAGTGGCATGTTAAACCCAAGCCAATCCTTTTGTGACAATGCAAAAATCTGCTTCTTCGCCCCATTTTCATAAGACATTAAAAGCTATCTAAAAtagcttttaatgttttatccAATTTGATTTAATAGCTCATTTATGTTATATCATGCAAATAAAATATGTCACAAAATTGTAAAGCAGGTCAGAGGAATGAGGTACAATGTTAAATGTGAGCTAAGCATGAGGAGATAGTTTTCCTGGGTTCATGCTTTGTTGTATATCAGCTTTTCATGCCTCTGGACAACCGAATGTCTACCTGACCTTGAAAAAGTTGCCTTTTGGACACTTCTCCTTCGgagcacatgcatgctcacatGGAtacgcacacacgtacatacaccTTATCAATGTCCACTGATAggaagctgtgtgtgagtgtttttgtttggcttttattgtatttactCCAGGAAAAAGCCATGAGTATCTGGGAGTCCAAGGACTTTTTCATGGAACTGGAGCCGCTGCCAGgaggagtggaggctgttaaGGAGATGACCAAGATGGATAAGTAGGTCTCGAGGATGCAGTTCACTCATCtgtagagctgcaacagttAGCGGATTAATCCATGAGTCGagtgaaagaaaattaaatgactgttttcataATCGATTGATCgttttgctcatttttcaaccaaaaatgtcaaacatttgctggttctaGCGTCTCACCTGTAAGGACGTActgcttttctttatcatttatGACAGTGAGTGAAGAGTCTTTGGGGtgtggactgttggttggacagcAGAAGCAATTtgactttgtcacattttatacACTCAACAGTTATTCAATTTAATTGTGAAAgtaatcagcagatgaatcaataatgaaaatcatTTGACGCAGGCATACTCCTCTAATATAAAACCTGAtttggctgctgctggtgtaaTAGTAAAATGTGATATAGACAGGTTTCTGTGAAACGTGTGCACACACGGGGAGCAGAAAACAAAGCGGAATGACCGAGAGCTTATGAGGACAACAACACGATGAGTTGATCACGTGCCTTAAAATGCACAGAGTGCAGAAGTAACAGGTGGAAAAGAAGATGCAGTTTGCATGCCTTGCCTGTGTTTTAATGAGGTGGTGGAGAAGAAATGCTGAGgaagaaatgctgttttaaggTTAGACACAAGCTCACACTCTAACTGCATACTGATGGATGTTTAGTGAATATTGCTCAGGGTTGGTGCAGGTTAGGCTCTATGATCACTACATGCAGTTTCAGGGTGTGACAGTAAATGGAGATGCAGACTGATGGGTGGAAAAGGTGTCATGTTATTAGGCTTATAATTTGCAGGGAACACGAAATCATGCAGCAAGGCACCAGGTTTGCTGTGATCATCTATGGTTTGACTGTTAGTTTGGGCGTATATGAAATGTTGGATATTGGCAGGTCACCGCTGTGTGCTGTTCCTTGCTacagctgcaaaaaaacactaacatgtaatcatatttgtttttatatacaCATGATGAGGCACTTTCAGACTTGGGACGCACCAATATGGAATTGTTGACAATGCTCACCGGTTATTGTGTTGCTATGTCAGATACACAACGATGGAGAAGCTGTGTGTCCTGCCATGTCGCTGTTTCAGAGGCTCCTTCTGCCCGACAACTGTAATAGTGAGAAACACAGTCCAGAGCTTTCACTTGACTCTCAGCGTTAATGTATATCTGTCACACGCTAGTTATGGCTGTGATTCCCTGTAGAACCGGCCACGTGCTTGTGATGCACTCCGCTCTTTGTGCTTTGCCGACAGCATCCCGTAGTGAGACATTCAGGTGTAATCTGAATCAACGTGAAGGAGGCTGTGATTGCCATTTCCGGCAGAAGCAGGCGACACACTGGAATAGCGTCTAAAAATAGCCGCTGGAGTTATGAAACCGTGTGTTTACGTTTCCTCTCCTGGTGGAAGTGAATGGCTCTCTTTCACTGCCAGCACCTGAATCAACCTGTTTTCTTATCAGGGAAATCTGCCATATGGTGTGATCTGGTATTGTTCACTTTTGTTTCTTACCTCTTTGTTGTTTTACCAGGGAAGTGCCACTGCCTGTCTCCGCTCTAATTGCTCATTCCAGTTACTAAGAGCCAATGTGTCTGTCAGGTATAAGCAGCTGGAGTATAGAAATGGTTGTATGTTTTTAATCTTTCCACTCCGGCcctgtttttccctttctcccCACAGCACAGATGTCTTTATTTGCACCAGCCCTATAAAGCATTACAAACACTGCCCGCATGAGAAGGTGAGCACTCTGCCCATCAACAGCATCTATACTGTTCCCGTTTCAGATTATTACCGTTCCCTTTGTCTAATTAGATCtcatctgctgcatgtgtgtgtgtttgtttgtccagtATGCCTGGGTGGAGAAGCATTTTGGCCATGACTTTCTGGAGCAGGTCATCCTGACCAGAGACAAGACATTAATCACCGGAGACATCCTCATAGACGACAAGCCCGACATTTTAGGTGAGGACTGCGTCCGCATCCATGCGTGTGCACGTGCAGCCTTGATCTCGTCACAGTAACAAAAGTGCCTgctaattaacattttaatttccttAATTACATAACAAATGGACATTCTGTGTTGTAATCCTATTCAGAATTATTTTCGTATTGATATTGATGACAATGCAGCTCTCAGATCAAGAGCTGACCGTCAGCTAAGCCCCACCCCTCTCGCACGTCACATATGGAGACAATAACAGTGGCAGATTTACTGCTCAGAAGTCTAATTAACTAAAGCACGCACTTGGTGCCGACACACTGTACATGATATTGAGCTAAAAGACTGAGACTAAAGCTACGTGTCACAGGCAACACGTCAGCATCCTCACTAGCTGATGATCTATGCAGAAGACATGGAAATACAGAGATAGCATTGTGTGTGGATGGCAGTTTTAATTTAACCTGTAACTCCCACAGTTAGTTAATGATGCGTTCAATGGCCTTGGAAGTAACACTTGGTCACTACTGTAGGTAGTAAGCAAGTTAGCGTGACTTGCAAgctgcaaacagacaaagcatTTCTTACACTTTTCTCCATGTCTTTGGTTTtataaatgcttaaaaaaaatgagGCAACCCTCTGCTTTAATGGCTTTGAATGCCGAGTAGCGATCTTCCAACAGCCCAAAGTAATGTGCTTTAGCCTGCGAAGAAATCCACAACCTGACGAACCCTGCCATGCC contains:
- the cops3 gene encoding COP9 signalosome complex subunit 3; the encoded protein is MASALEQFVNNVRQLSAQGQMTQLCELINKSGELLAKNLSHLDTVLGALDIQEHSLGVLAVLFVKFSMPNIPDFETLFSQVQLFISTCNGEHIRYATDTFAGLCHQLTNALVERKQPLRGVVVLKQAIDKMQMNTNQLTSVHADLCQLCLLAKCFKPALPFLELDMMDICKENGAYDAKHFLCYYYYGGMIYTGLKNFERALYFYEQAITTPAMAVSHIMLEAYKKYILVSLILHGKVQPLPKYTSQIVGRFIKPLSNAYHELAQVYTTNNPAELRSLVNKHSETFTRDNNTGLVKQCLSSLYKKNIQRLTKTFLTLSLQDMASRVQLSGPQEAEKYVLHMIEDGEIYASINQKDGMVCFHDNPEKYNNPAMLHKIDQEMLKCIELDEKLKSMDQEITVNPQFVQKSMGSQEDDVGSKTSSYS
- the LOC121625352 gene encoding 5'(3')-deoxyribonucleotidase, mitochondrial-like; translation: MLLLSGSTRILGRGTTSLRDPFKRICANMSSSSTSGKRLRVLVDMDGVLADFEGGFLKKYRTRYPDEPYISLDDRRGFWVSTQYGRLRSDLCEKAMSIWESKDFFMELEPLPGGVEAVKEMTKMDNTDVFICTSPIKHYKHCPHEKYAWVEKHFGHDFLEQVILTRDKTLITGDILIDDKPDILGVEPKPTWEHILFTACHNKHLSASPSQRRLLSWSDDWRAILDSKRQ